From the Glycine max cultivar Williams 82 chromosome 11, Glycine_max_v4.0, whole genome shotgun sequence genome, the window CCATGCCTCCTTTGGAGGTGCAGCAGGACTTCCCTCAAGTTGGCATTTCCGAGCTGAAGATGGCACAAGCCTCGGCTTCCAATATGTGCGGAGGAAGCAGAAATAATGAAACAGATATCTTGCAGGAAATTCTTTCAGTTGCTCATGCTTCCCAGGAATTAATAAATCAATCCAACTACTCATCATCACAGGCATTTGGTGCCAATGAAAACAACTACGCTCCTCCTCATGAAAGTGATTTCACTTTTATGGTTGGCACCAATTACAATCATGTGAATGATATGAACACCATGGGAtttgttgacaatatagcatGGGAAGACCCTAACGCAAGATCAATAGAGATCGGGGATCTTGATGATGGATTCAAGACAGAGAGGATGGTAGAGAATTTAAGATGGGTTGGAATGTCCAGCAAAAATATGGAAAAGGTATGCTGTGTAATTAATGCtagtttttagtttaattagaaGCATGCATATTTCCGGCATATTTAAGATCGTATATTCAATCTTAGACATTCATTATTGGCTCAAGGTATGGACACaaattaaaaatgggttttAAATTTATACTATGAAGCAAAttgcatataattaaatatcaattaaatttgGAACACTGATGTTGCTGGACTAGACCCCCAAAAGGTACAGTAGTTGctaataagtaaattaaatgCTGGACTTTGTATGATTACTTGCATAAGAactatattattagtataataatatctttctcatttatttttcaattctctttttatctcttcgttgtacaTATGTTAGTACAAAAGATTGTTTGCTGTACATCAATTTCTCTTTGTCTAATTTGACATAGGGCTTTATGGAAGAGCAAAAGATTGTGCCAATTGAGCATATCTCAAACTTCCAAGCTAACAGGGAAGAAAATGAGGTGCAAGGTATTTTCTGTACATAATTGCTTTTTGTAATGACCTTGGTCATGAAcaaatttatcaatatatagttttctttttctgagtAACAAAATTAACATGATCTTTTGTTTTCAGTAGTATCTGAGCAGCACAATAGCAACAAAGAACTCAATGATACTGACATTGATGATTTCTCAATGGGATTCATCAATACTGACGACCCCAATGAGAACTTCATAGATGAGGGTAACATTGACTATTCAAATTCTACAAACTTTGAGGTTGTTGAGGAAACAAAAGTCAGTCATGGAATGTTTGTCTCCACTCGCCAAGTAGCTGATACATTCTTTCATCAAATAGCTCCTTCACAAACCGTCAAAGTTCAACTCAATCCAGTACTGGCTGAAAATCAATCTATAGAGAATGCAGTAGTAATGGTTAACCAAGGGCACTCTTTCTTTAGAAAGTTTAGGGCTTATGTGATGGGGAAGCTGATCAAGCCATCAAACACAATAGCAAGTGCCCTTGTATTCATCTTTGCACTTTTGTTGGTGCATTGTGTTTGTTTGAAGGAGCAAGTAGGTGAAGATTTGAAACCAGACCCCAAATGCTTTGATGGTGCTAACACCATGAAGAAAATGAGACAATTACCAGCTGAGAATAATATCATATGGAATGAACAAGAAAATTTTTGGTCTGTTGGTATTAAATGTGGGAAAGGATTTGGTGTGGTCTTGAAGAAGATAGGCATTTTCCTCACCATATCATAGGCTCTTTGTACCATGTGGGCTAATCATGTTATAGTTGACTCTTAGAGGTTATatacctaattttattttgtttttagtttctaactTAATTAGAAGGATCACATTAAATTCTCATATTGGACTTCTCCTAGGGGGATTGATGTATCTACATACTTGTATTTTACTTGGTTACACATGTCACTTTGATTAAGAATTAATTGTATTCAATTGGATTAATAGAAttgtatacttttattttttatttaatccgtGAAGTTATAGATCAAGTATTAAAAAGAATCAAAGAGAAATGACACTTACCTTCCTTGAAGTTTCCTTAAATGTCACATACACTTCCCctagtttttaaataaacacTCATCACCTCCCTTATTTATCTTTTCAAATTAAGTTGAATATAATTAGAGActtatttttttccctaaataactctttaattgaaaaattcttttcaaaaaacttCTTTGATATATCCAAAATCAGAATATCACCTGAATTGATTTGGTTGGTATATGATGCTTTGAGGCACTCAATTCCTAGGTTCAATTTTACATAAGATCAACTGaaatatgaaatgaaattaactaaaaattataaagaagtAAATAACCAATACAAGAAagtagaaagatgaagaagaaagaattatacaataatttttatactataGTTCAATTACAACATGTGATAGCCAGTTTATTCTAACAATTTGAGTTTGAATTTACAtaaatcaataacaataattacaAACAAACTCACAAATATGAGCACACCACATTTGTCACTATTTTTGAAACCTACCATAATACCCTCACACAATGTAAGAACCTACTACATAACACAAACTTGAGAAACATTCTCAAGAATAAATCTCAAATGCAAAGAATTCACCCCAAAGTTAAAGATATGAAAATTTCTCTTTAACagacaaatattatatatatcacaatataaattatttatcataaatctaaaatataatttatatttttataatatttatttgttacaaattttaattataaaataatttatatattataaattttagttatataaaaataataacatgtgCATCGcacaaactaaaatattagtataaatatatttttttattataaattttaattgtataaaataaacatttattttatatgatataaaGACTAAATTACTGATTAGTATTATTAATGATGAATAATATCTACCACTAACAGTATTACCAGTAGAGGCAACTCCAAAAATATCAGATAAGGCTTCAACAAACAGATTTATTCAGTTCCAGTGACTGATCAACTAGCTCCTAGACGTTAAAAATCTCCTTAAAGAGAGTTGTctaccaagaaaaaaaatgattattgatTGAATCCACACAAAGAAGGTAAAAGTCTTTCCTTATTTCTATTATTGATATTATTCATAGTATCTCTGCCTCCTGTTAGGCTGTTATCGATAATCAAACTTATTCAAATGTCAGTATATGTCTCTTATAGTTTtcgaaaagaaaattaaatcattagCTACAGATATTCGAGAATATCAAACTAATAAAATGCTTTCGACGGCGTCTCGTCAATGCTTACACCGATTAGATAAATCAGCTAATACGGTTACttcgatataaaaaaaaaaaaactaatatgacAATTCTaacttaattaatgatttttaattttaatattgaacATATAATTACATGAAATTTTCGGAGAAAAAATGTGTTGTTTATAATGAATCTTATCCTACTTAAGTATAATTACTTTCGATACAAAATTATTTCTGTAATCTGTAGTAAATTTATTTAGGGTTTAATTTTATACATCAACGATCAACCATTCAtggtaaatataatttttataaataaataaaattattatatatttcatttgtgATTAGATAACTGTACCaaattacttttataattattgattaaaaaataattaacagtcataataaaattttaaataattataatttcaactgttaatttttaattattaataattattatgatacTTTTATACCTAAAAGTGTTGATATGAGCCCTCATGACATAAGGGTTGACTTAGGATCGtttaggattaaaccttgatggaaaatgcggaaattgattaaggaaataatggaaaataaggtgATTAATTTCGTgagtcttaataaggtggttcttggcataaaattgATGAATgagatggtaaaacgtaggttaagtggtggctggacagaaatataaaatgacaataactcAAGCTATAGGACTCCAAATGAGGTGAAaagtctcgttttgaaattcaatttaggctcaagaatcatttaatttgagtgtgtaaaatgagagttatggccacgagataattctgggcagaagtggattttctggaattgtggtttgaaagaacaaggttgaagatgaaaggaaggaaagaatcactctttctggcgagggcaacacacaaaggttgtgaaagtcttttgatacagccaggatgttcttgaatcactcaaaaatttaggagaatcactctcactaagataaaagagataaactctaattttttgaataaaactcaacttgtgtttattgataaaatggttcagcttatatagaagctttacatcagattttagtaatgacccactaacctagaattaaaagaacttaatgtCATTAACCTAGGGGATTaaagaacttaatggctgagtgtaactgaaattgtggcaaccaaaagtcacccccaatagccatcaagtcagccaccatttggtctcccaaaaggctgatgcctaggttgccaattgggcccttattacaacttgaactaaacctaactaaagctcttttagttgattaatccaaaacatatttttggtcagccaactttacaaggattgggccattatttaaacaaactaaacattataaaattgagacaaagtggtgtcatttagtcctcctccatttgggccatgatacaactcacaaccttggacttttctccttgtaacttgggcttgtattcaaatagtatggacaacacttgttgaagagcttacttgactttccttgctctagcccttgtcataagtcctccaagtccttcaagtggatttttgtccttgctcttggtcatgtccttatcattctctccctcttgagaaggatttgttctcaaatcggattctccatctgcatcaaaaagagataagtcagagacattgaaggtggaactaacattatactcaTCGGGAagctcaactttgtaagcattgtcattgattctttcaagcacttgaaatggtccatctccccttggttgaagctttgatttcctttattctgaaaacctttcttttctcatgtgcacccaaacccaatcttcGGGTTCGAAAACAACCTTCTAtctccctttgttggcttgtttagcatagcttttatttttcctctcaatttgatctttggctctctcatgaagcttcttcacatagtccgcctttgcttgaccttcttaatgcttaaaaatagaaacattaggcataggcaaaagatcaagagaagttagtgggttaaaaccataaacaacttcaaaaggagaacaattagtggtgctatgaacaactctattgtaagcaaattcaacatgggctaaacaagcttcccaagtttttaagttcttcCTCAAAATTGTCCTAAGCAAATTTCCCAAAGTCCTATTAACAACttttgtttgcccatcagtttgtgggtgacaagtggttgaaaataacaatttagtgtccaacttgctccacaaagtcctccaaaaatggcttaggaacttagagttcctatcactaacaatgctccttggcaaaccatggagtctcacaatctccttgaaaaacaaatcagccacaagggaagcatcatcaacttttttacatggaataaaatgagTCATTTTAGAAAATCTATCAACAACCATAAAAATGGAATCTCTAccatttcttgtttttggcagccccaaaacaaaatccatggataaatcaatccaaggatactccggaattggcaatggagtatacaatccatgaggctttaccttagactttgcctttttacatacaatgcaatgtttacaaaatttatgcacatcctttttcatatgaggccaataaaaatgttcttgtaatgtttctagagtcttttggaccccaaaatTCCCCATTAAACCTCGTTCATGTGCTTCACAAACAAGCAAATTTCTAGTAGAATatttaggcacacacaatttgttttctttgaaaagaaagcctccatgtctaaagaaaccattttctgaaaaattttcacaatttttaaaaatttctccaaaagtttcatcattttcatacatgcttttaaaaaattcaagaccaatcaattttgtttcaagcatagaaagtaatgcatgacgccgagaaagagcatcggctacaatattaccttttccctttttatgtttaataacataagggaattgctctaggaattccacccacttcacatgccttttgttaagcttgccttgccccttgatatatttgagggactcatggtcactatgaatgacaaatttcTTGGGATAAAGGTAGTGTTGTTATGTTTTCAAAGCCCGTACtaaggcatacaactccttatcataagttgaatagttaagggtaggaccacttaacttttcactaaaataagcaattggatgaCCTTCTTGCCTCAACACAGTcccaatcccaacatttgaagcatcacactcaatttcaaaagattttttaaagtttggcaacgcaagtatgggggcattagttagcttttgcttaagaacattgaaagcttcttcttgtttctctccccatttgaaaccaacatttttcttgagcaCTTCATTGAGAGGTGCTGCCAATGTGCTAAAACCCTTCACAAATCgtctataaaaacttgctaagccatgaaaactcctcacctcggtcacggacttaggtgtaggccattcttgaatagccctaaccttctcctcatcaacttgcactccttttgaactcacaacaaaaccaagaaacacaacatggttagtacaaaagatgcatttttcAAGATTGACATACAATTGTTCTTCTCTAAGCACAGTCTAGAcagattttaaatgatcaatatgcaaatcaagtgaagtgctatagataagaatatcatcaaagtacaccacaacgaactttcctatgaactctctcaagatatggttcattaatctcatgaaagtgctacgagcgttagttaggccaaaaggcataaccaaccattcatacaaaccatattttgttttaaaagtagTTTTCCATCCATCCCCttctctaatcctaatttgattgtatccactttttaaatcgattttagagaagtaacatgcaccatgcaattcatcaagaAAATCATCAAGCCTAGGTATAAGATGCCTATATTTAATAGTGATGTTATTAAGGGCTCTACAATTGGAACACATACGCCAtgtcccatcctttttagggaccaaaatcactgggacagcacaaggaatcatactatctcttacccaacctttgctaatgagttcatccacttgtctttgaatctttttggtttcttgtggattacttctataggctggcctattgggAAAAGAAGCTCTcggaatgagatcaatttgatgctcaattcccctcaaaggTGGTAGTCTACTTGGCACATTTGATGGAAACATATCTTGAAAATCCTTCATAAGAGTTTTAACACTAGAAggcacttcaaaatcatcaaaagtgttagtggtcaaaatctgatttttgcaaaacaagatGTATAGTGATTGTTTAGcacgaaacaacctcttgacctcactttttgtggctaaatagctctccctcactttaagtgtttcactcttattttgttcactcttttacctctcaagtgtttccctccttttctcactctcaagtgttttgctcactttttctttttctcttttctcttgaagaagtttttctctcattttcttttgatcctcacacacttcttgtggactcaatggtttgagcacaatctttttgtcttggtgcatgaaagagatcttgttggtgtaaccgtcatgattggctcttttatcaaattttcatggtctccccaaaaataagtgactggcctccataggaacaacatcacaaagtaccttatcattgtatttcccaatggaaacGTCCACTTCAACTTGTTTCC encodes:
- the LOC100808596 gene encoding NAC domain-containing protein 86 isoform X2, with product MNMAPVSLPPGFRFHPTDEELVSYYLKRKINGRKIELEIIPEVDLYKCEPWDLPGKSLLPGKDLEWYFFSPRDRKYPNGSRTNRATKSGYWKATGKDRKVNSQSRAIGMKKTLVYYRGRAPHGCRTGWVMHEYRLDETQCETNSGLQDAYALCRVFKKTAVIPPKVGDQHYVNVLSHANQMTSDQSSSIDIELYSEGRGEVLESSNYLMPWDTCPSPNINIGSSLNININGGTKRDNNNNNIGTWSHFLSSEDLLNLPTSTSSFPNYGSMSYPPSKVDIALECARMQHRFTMPPLEVQQDFPQVGISELKMAQASASNMCGGSRNNETDILQEILSVAHASQELINQSNYSSSQAFGANENNYAPPHESDFTFMVGTNYNHVNDMNTMGFVDNIAWEDPNARSIEIGDLDDGFKTERMVENLRWVGMSSKNMEKGFMEEQKIVPIEHISNFQANREENEVQVSEQHNSNKELNDTDIDDFSMGFINTDDPNENFIDEGNIDYSNSTNFEVVEETKVSHGMFVSTRQVADTFFHQIAPSQTVKVQLNPVLAENQSIENAVVMVNQGHSFFRKFRAYVMGKLIKPSNTIASALVFIFALLLVHCVCLKEQVGEDLKPDPKCFDGANTMKKMRQLPAENNIIWNEQENFWSVGIKCGKGFGVVLKKIGIFLTIS
- the LOC100808596 gene encoding NAC domain-containing protein 86 isoform X1, translated to MNMAPVSLPPGFRFHPTDEELVSYYLKRKINGRKIELEIIPEVDLYKCEPWDLPGKSLLPGKDLEWYFFSPRDRKYPNGSRTNRATKSGYWKATGKDRKVNSQSRAIGMKKTLVYYRGRAPHGCRTGWVMHEYRLDETQCETNSGLQDAYALCRVFKKTAVIPPKVGDQHYVNVLSHANQMTSDQSSSIDIELYSEGRGEVLESSNYLMPWDTCPSPNINIGSSLNININGGTKRDNNNNNIGTWSHFLSSEDLLNLPTSTSSFPNYGSMSYPPSKVDIALECARMQHRFTMPPLEVQQDFPQVGISELKMAQASASNMCGGSRNNETDILQEILSVAHASQELINQSNYSSSQAFGANENNYAPPHESDFTFMVGTNYNHVNDMNTMGFVDNIAWEDPNARSIEIGDLDDGFKTERMVENLRWVGMSSKNMEKGFMEEQKIVPIEHISNFQANREENEVQVVSEQHNSNKELNDTDIDDFSMGFINTDDPNENFIDEGNIDYSNSTNFEVVEETKVSHGMFVSTRQVADTFFHQIAPSQTVKVQLNPVLAENQSIENAVVMVNQGHSFFRKFRAYVMGKLIKPSNTIASALVFIFALLLVHCVCLKEQVGEDLKPDPKCFDGANTMKKMRQLPAENNIIWNEQENFWSVGIKCGKGFGVVLKKIGIFLTIS